ATGAGTTTATTCGGGATACGAAAGACCGGTTGATGAGGGTAGATGTGTTACATTTGTCTCCGCCATGTCAATACTTCTCGCCAGCACATACGCGCGAATCTGTCCATGATGAAACCAACATTTTCGCTCTCTTTGGGTGCCGCGAATTGATCAACAAGCTACGGCCACGTCTGGTTACGCTCGAACAGACGTTTGGCATAACTCATGAACGACATCACCAGTATCTGAGAGGCTTGATTGGAGACTACACTCAACTTGGCTACTCGGTTCGGTGGAAAGTGGTCAGACTCTGTACTTGGGGTTTAGCACAAGATCGAAAGCGCCTGATTATTCTCGCAGCCGCTCCAGGGGAAAAATTACCCCCTTTCCCCAAGCCTACGCATTCCGAGAATGGAACTGGCGGCCTGCAGCCGTTTTTTACAACTATTCGGAAAGCAATTGGCTCCATCCGTGCTGGTGACGATCTACACAACCTCGACACTGTCAAATATTATCGGCCACGTCGGGCGCCGCTTGATCCAGATCGGCTGGCAGGCACCATCACAACAGGAGGCAGCGAAGTATACTACCCGGACGGTACTAGAGATTTTACTCTCCGCGAATATGCCTGCATTCAGGGATTCCCAAAGTGCCACAAGTTCATTGGGACGAAAACAAGCATAAGGAGGCAAATTGGCAATGCGTTTCCTTCCAATACCGTACGGGTGCTGTACCGACATCTGGAAGATTGGCTTCTGCAGCAAGATAGAATGACACGATATCAACCGATAGCCGATAACGTCCTCATTGTCGACGACTCTGACAACGACAACTCTGATGAATATTTGCGCTGGCAAACATCGCCGGGGGTACCTTCGTCTCccgagatggatgaagataTCATGGAAATTGACTGTCCACAAGAAAGGCACCAGGGTACTTTTCACAGACGCGGCCACTTTATTGACCTCACATGAGTTGAGCATCCAATAGCCGAGCTATTCTTCTCATATGATATTATGTGCTTGCTGGGTTGATGTACATCTACGGTTTATGCTCTCGATATTTGGCTTGGGAATCTAGAGAAGCCACGAGAATGTTTTAATCATCTTCGGCTTTTCGGGAAGTAGAGCTGAGAAGTGAGGCCCAAATGATTTCTGGCTTTATGTTTGTTGCTTCTACTCTTGGAAGAGAGTATTGGGTAGGGAGAAGTTGTGTGACATAAACATGGAAAGTGAGTAGGGCTTAGCTCGTCTTTGGGAGAGTAAACGCATGATGCCAGCCGTACTCCTATTGAGGGCTGATTCATGCTACTTTATATACCTGTATTCATAATGATAATCTGCCTTGCACCGAATCACTGAACCATCATACAATGCCTCTTGGTTTGTAATGTTTTGCAGCAAGTGACCTCTCATCCCTTTGACCGCTACTGCCTCTCGCCTGCTATCATTTCGCATCGTATGAATCGACCCCCCTTGAATTAGAAGCTCCAtactcttttctcttcttttccgttcttttcttcccattGTTTCCCAACTTTAAAGTAATTTGAGAGCCTCActggctggccaagatgcttcTGTGTTCGCTCAATTGGCCGATATAGCGGGTGCAGAATGCCCTAGCCAGGCACCTGGGACTTCTGCCCAACTGACCGCCAACGGCTTCAGCACTGAATCACGCAGCCTGCAACCTGCAACTTGCAGTCGCCCAGGCCTATGCCTAGGTAACTTACGCGTTTGTTCATCCAATGTTTtcgcctttcttctccaaaagTCAGCTGACCTAGGAGGACTGCAGCAAACTATTTCAACCCTCCTCGCCTCCCTCCcacatcctcctccttctttccTTGCCCACTCCCcgcctttcttctccctcttccaaAAATTCGCCCGCAGACCCTTGATTCCGATCTTcaactcttttctctccaccTTGTCTGCATTTCCGACCAGCATGCATGCGTCTCTATGTTTACACTTGATTGTATCATCAGACTGTTGATTCTCTCGTCCTGAGCACCTTCGTTCGCCTAcccatgaagaagaaactcaacGCCTGGGGTGTCACTTTGATCCACAAATCCTGAGCAATAATTGGTCGGTTCTTGTACTTGAAATCTCCTGCGACCTATCTCTGTTTGACACTGGGATTTTTAGAAGCTCCTACCTTCACCCCATTTATTCTactctcttccttggccagTTTGGATTCAGCAATTCCATCAGTCATCTGTCGCCACACTCTACGTCCGATCCAAGATGACCATCAAACCTGGGGTCGAAGCCATTATGGGCCCTACCATGGCAAGCCGCCATTGTCCCCCCAAAAGTTTGATCACTATGCTAACTCGAAGGCCATGTTGGCTACAGATGAAACGACCCCTCATCAAGTTTTCGACCCAAGAAGAGTTTGTACATCGGTTAGAACGAGGCACCATAAtcgagatggagaatgaGATATCCCGGCTCAAGAAACTCAACGAGCGCAGTGACACATACGCGGCATGGGTCATCGGACCCATACCTGGGTGTCAGACATCTTTCACGACGTCTTGGTTGCTTTTGGCTAAAaatccatcttcctctctgaGTACTGGTTTTCCCACCATAACAGATAGATTTTCCATCGACATGGAAGAAACTATCCAGCTGCCTCAGGGAATGTTCGCCCTCTGGCATCTTCCAGCGACGCGAATCCAGAACCCCTACGAAGATGTCACTAGCCTGGATGGAAACTCCATCCAAAAACTCGCCGCTTTTAAAGTGGATGTGCCTCGATGCCAGAGGGCTGAGAATGGAGAGCAGATAGAGGTCAACCTGATGGCTCACCTCCAAGTCTCTGGTGCGTTGGATGATTTCTCTAGTATCGTATTGGACGAGACGAACCAGAAAAACATATACATCCGGTGGGAGATTTCGAGCAAGACTTTTGAAGCTGAGCTTGATGCATTGGACTTCTTTGTTGCGCCAAAGAGATCTGAGAAAAGAGCACCGTGCTATCGTGCCAGACTTGCGTTTGCAAGGTTACAAGATTTCCCAGCAGAGAGCCCAGAAATTATTGATCTCCTGTCAAAGTATCCTCATCTGGCGCAGCCGAGCAAGTCCTCGCACAGGATCTCTCCTGTTCTGTTGAAGAAATTTGCACAATTCAATCACGATCACGTTGCAGCTCACCAGGGACTTGAGCGAATCAAAAATGGCCTTTACTTTGTTAATGGCTGTCCCGGAGCAGGAAAGACTGAGTGGAATATGGTCATATCTGCACTGATTCAGTCTCACCATACATATGCCGCCAAGAGGATTCCTCATCCgattctcttccttgtcgaCATTAATCAGACAGTGTCGGACACAGCTGACAGATACCACTGCCTCTGTAAAAACGCTGGACTCGACGTTCGAATTATACGGATGCATGGGTGGCCCTATGAGATGCGCCATTCTGAAAGGCTGACTCAAGTGGGCGGTCAGAAGGACGATGGCAATGTAGCCACGGATTTCACCAAGAGTTTTCTGACGACTGTTGGTTTAACTCACTACGCTAAGCTGGAGCGAGATGACAGGCGTGCTCCCAACCTCGACGAGGCGGCCTGGGATCATTAcgagaagcacaagcatGACAGCTACCCTGGCCTTACGAAACTCCTCGGCCGCATAGAGAAGGACGAAGTTTTTGACAGCGAAGACTGGAGGCTTCTTCGGCGCCTAGTCACCGGTTTGTACCGAGATGTTCTCACTAGTGCCGACTTCGTTGCTACGACTCCTGTAGCAGCCTCCGGCAGCTTTGCCAAGCTGTTTCGTCCAGAGATTATCTTTGTGGACGAGGCACCTCATGCTCGGGAGTTGACAACACTCATTCCTTTGGCATACTTCGATCCTGTGGCTTGGATCTTCACCGGCGACGTGAAACAGACGCGCCCGTTTGTCGATAACTGCGGCTCTGAGAGAAAAGCCCAGGAAAAAGGATTGAAATTCAACCCCTATGCTGAACAGCTGCGCCTCAGTACTATGGCACGAGCGGCAGCGGCTGATGCTCTTGATCACAAGCTGCTCGTTAATAATCGCGCCTACGGCAATTTACAACGTCTTCCATCTCACATTTTCTACGACGGTGAGATGACATCAGGTCATAGTGAGGAGACAATGTATCCGGCAAGCACGAAGTACCTGAAGGAGTACTTGGAGAAGCTCTCGGGAAGAGAGAACCTGGAGGAAAACAGGCTCGTGGTGAGCTTCGCAAATAGCTGCGAAGAAACTCACCGGAGCAGCTTTTGGAACCCCACCCAGCATAGCTGGGTGATTGAGCAAGTGAAGAGTCTGCTAGAAGATAACAAATTCCAAAGCGTCTCTGGGGCGCCTGGCACGATCATGATTCAAACCCCATATAGCACCGCATACCGGCAGTACCAGGGGGAAGTTAGACAATGGCCTGCAGAGTGGCAGAGTCGGGTGCTTGTCTTAACGGTGGATAAGGCGCAAGGCAACCAAGCCGATGTGGTTTTTCTTGATATGGTAAGAACCACGTCAGTTGGCTTCATGGACGACCCCCAACGCCTCAATGTTGCCATCACTAGGGCAAGACAAGCCGAGGTCATAATCATGCACGTCCGCATGAACTATCGGCAGGCGAAAGGATGCCGACGGGCTAAATACGCCGCGCAAGTCTGGGCAGATGCCCACACGCACAGACGTCTTGTTCATCTGCACTAGTTTGAACTACTGGTGTGTGCTACGAAGAAGTCGTTGATGTTTACGGTTGTATGATATTGGGAATTTGATTGAGGCTATGGAAAGCCAGTGTGTCCAAAATCAACAAAACACTAGGCGTTGGGAATGTGGTTGTGACATTTGATTGCTGAGTCTCTGTTGTATAAAAGGAAATGGACATGGACTGAGCCAATTGGCTACTGAGCGGATAGGGGATGATGAAAAGCTGTAATGTTACTATACGAGGAGTGCTGAGCAACTAGAGAGGCTTAGGAATTTGTTGTAGCAGCGTTTGTAGCGCGACGTGAAATGAAGAATAAAAGAGGCCTCTCACTCTCGGAGTTCCCTTCTTGTGCAGAGGCGTAATTAGCCCGCGTCAGAGGTCCTCTTACAGATAAGCGTATTGCATTTTGTTGATATTCCTAGGAAGTATTATCCTGAATCACGGAGATTGTATGATGGTGGTGCGAAGCATCAAGACCTCCTTTGTTGAAGGGGGCTGGATTCACGGACTGGCCCGAGGCCCGCGTGCCGAATTCAGGCACAAGATGCGAACCAGCCGCAGTAGAGTACGTGGTTTCTATTCTCCGCAGCTTTGCGTTATCGTGCGTACAGTACCATACAAGCATCAAAATTGACGCGAGCGCGAGTGGCATCTGCACAGCCGGAAAATTTAGAGGAGACgagacagagaaaaaaaaaaggagcacTCCGAACAGCGTTCTTGGACAAACAACCGTCGTTGAATTCGCGTACCCGCATATCACGTCCCTGTAATCCCAATATACCCCATATTTGGCACCGGGCCAGTGCTGGAGCTAAGATGTAATACCCCGTCTTGttgcatgaagaagaatcgcGGGAATAGCTGCAACGAAGCACCCGGACTCCGCTCCGttgtaagagagagagagtttcGTACAGGTGGAATTGCCTTATATGGTTAGTTTAGGATGGCCACGTGCTGAAGCTACAGTACAGCAGGGCATCTACGAGTACTATCAAGTACTCGGCATTTGTCTTGTTTTAAGGCTTGATGTGGTGGACTATTTCATTCACATAGTAACCAAGTTGTCGCTAGGATCCAGAGAGACTCAGAAGGTTTGAGGTCGACTGCTCTTTGAAGAGGTTCCAGAATTAACAGCGGAGAGAGAGCCGGTAAATATGGGGCAAATCTCGCAAAAGTTCCGGGTGGTTGGATGACAGGGCGGGTGGCAGACGGCGAGGCTGATTTTGGCAGCTCCTAGGCATTTCCTGGGCAGTGCCAGTCTTAGCTGCCACAGCACGGAGTACTATAATAGCACATATAAGATACCTGCGGCAGTTGCTGGATTCCTGCGACCATCAAACGGGTTTCGGAGCCGCGAGTTGGTAGCTCTTAGCAATAGCAAAGTAACCTTGCTGTTTTAGGAGGATTTCGCGACATCGAGTCATATCTCCTCTCTGAGCGCTGTCGGCACTGACGGGACAAGTGCCGCTGTTATTGGCTGTTGGGGTCGGACGAGACGCCGACTGGACTTGTTGATAGATAGGATTCGATGTGTTGTGTCATGAATCgtgcaacaacaacaagtaCAGTAAGCCGGCGGCGACTCTGCAGTCAGACAAGGATGCAACAACTTGTGGTCTACATACCCGTACTACCTGGGCTAGGTATGTAGTACGGATTATTAGTTGCACGGGCAAAGTTGGTTTAGGGGGGCGATCTCGCTTGGGAAACTTGAGAACTCGGCGATGCCTTTAGTAGTGCCTAAACTCTCTCTACTCTAGACAGAATACCTAAGCAACAGCTAGACAGCTTAATCTCACCATAGTGTACTATTGCAGTATAAGCTGCTCACTGTCGCAACCGTGAGCGAATTTGGAGTCAGAAAGAGACGTGACATTGACGCCAATTATAGAAATAGTATCCcgagcagctcctccgccCGTTCTTCCAACGTTCCTAAGCGCCGGCCCAGTGAGTGAGTGGGGGAGAAAAAGCCATCATCAGTCGATGGGGGAAAATTCGCACCAGACGCCACCTCGGGTATTTTGGCGTGCGGGTAGAAAGTACTGAACATCTTagcatgttgctgctgttatTTGGAGCCCGGTATAATTACTTGGTGCCATGTTACGTGGGCCCTGCAGGATCAAAGTGCCCGTGCTTGCTTGTGAGAGCTTGGATCACCACTTTTGGACCGaattcattttcttcattgtgAATTCGGTACCCAGGCCGGGGAAGCGGCCGCTATAGTGGGAGGAAGCTGAATGAAACGAGCTGAACTAATTGCTCAACCTGGTTTATCTTTGATTTTATCCGAGCGAATCGTCCGTCTCAGCACCTACAAATTGTGCTAGGCCTGGGGAAGTACATGCTGTACATCCCCTACACGTGCCAGGTAGCAGATCCCGTACGAGAAATCCACCGCCTTGCCTCTCTGAGCTAACACTACGTGCACATTTCGGCTTAGACGTGCGCACCCATGCATGTGCTACGTACTTGTCTACTTGCACCAACTGCTCAGCCCTGTGTCCACCTGCAagtacgtacatgtacaggtCAACGGGTAGCTGCAAGAGAGCGAAGGAAGGGCCCTGCTGACACTACATACAAAGCCCAGCGCTCGCCTTTTGCCTTCTCATTCTCTCACCTGCTAGTGTGAATAATCCgacccttttttctctgcctGTGCCTCTCCATGATGAGGATTTTCTGACACCACCTACAAGAAGGCCTTGGAGCAGTCTTCTTTGATACTGCCG
This genomic stretch from Trichoderma breve strain T069 chromosome 1, whole genome shotgun sequence harbors:
- a CDS encoding AAA domain-containing protein, with protein sequence MTIKPGVEAIMGPTMMKRPLIKFSTQEEFVHRLERGTIIEMENEISRLKKLNERSDTYAAWVIGPIPGCQTSFTTSWLLLAKNPSSSLSTGFPTITDRFSIDMEETIQLPQGMFALWHLPATRIQNPYEDVTSLDGNSIQKLAAFKVDVPRCQRAENGEQIEVNLMAHLQVSGALDDFSSIVLDETNQKNIYIRWEISSKTFEAELDALDFFVAPKRSEKRAPCYRARLAFARLQDFPAESPEIIDLLSKYPHLAQPSKSSHRISPVLLKKFAQFNHDHVAAHQGLERIKNGLYFVNGCPGAGKTEWNMVISALIQSHHTYAAKRIPHPILFLVDINQTVSDTADRYHCLCKNAGLDVRIIRMHGWPYEMRHSERLTQVGGQKDDGNVATDFTKSFLTTVGLTHYAKLERDDRRAPNLDEAAWDHYEKHKHDSYPGLTKLLGRIEKDEVFDSEDWRLLRRLVTGLYRDVLTSADFVATTPVAASGSFAKLFRPEIIFVDEAPHARELTTLIPLAYFDPVAWIFTGDVKQTRPFVDNCGSERKAQEKGLKFNPYAEQLRLSTMARAAAADALDHKLLVNNRAYGNLQRLPSHIFYDGEMTSGHSEETMYPASTKYLKEYLEKLSGRENLEENRLVVSFANSCEETHRSSFWNPTQHSWVIEQVKSLLEDNKFQSVSGAPGTIMIQTPYSTAYRQYQGEVRQWPAEWQSRVLVLTVDKAQGNQADVVFLDMVRTTSVGFMDDPQRLNVAITRARQAEVIIMHVRMNYRQAKGCRRAKYAAQVWADAHTHRRLVHLH